Proteins co-encoded in one Medicago truncatula cultivar Jemalong A17 chromosome 8, MtrunA17r5.0-ANR, whole genome shotgun sequence genomic window:
- the LOC11409823 gene encoding protein PHYTOCHROME KINASE SUBSTRATE 1, which translates to MFTLSSTTKTNLHQMQTFNTENNNNNNHLHDAVFSPYLNIKEGNFIAKIGESSQTNNPFINHRNSPLHQVEKAEEIGVFGAEKYFNRGEVDTPRPSTKYLPQRKETMAIETRKYQVEYGTPSISSVSTWNSQNALLKSGVRNSIGNSKEKEHAKSVLSSLRLKCSCSDKNSVDINDHASEISFNNKTSKYGAVQGKTTPKKVFNLGLDDDLSVRIRKPSSEILINKDVYFQKQEKLRVGLNNEKNSLASNSRNHLVQMQNPLDGEKTPRKSLEVFGSPNPILINTKRNSLTNDKRLIFPKMEEIDNANYDDDDDDAASDASSDLFEIESLKGKPSNNNFLTRQTSDAASSCLSPNCYAPSEASIEWSVVTASAAVMSDCEDQMSEFTIRSPIRTPLKPKVAKETPRRRPGMLLGCKSHKAVRVSGDAFITYEKQSLSPKISSRNKNNTNSQVARFPGETNYGAKRHGQQHGYTTPPLQASNSPHASKLLYI; encoded by the coding sequence GATGCTGTTTTCTCTCCATACTTGAATATCAAAGAAGGAAACTTTATAGCAAAAATTGGTGAATCAAGCCAAACAAACAATCCCTTTATCAATCATAGAAACTCTCCTCTTCATCAAGTTGAAAAGGCAGAAGAAATTGGAGTATTTGGAGCTGAAAAATACTTCAATAGAGGAGAAGTTGATACTCCAAGACCTTCTACAAAGTACCTTCCTCAGAGAAAGGAAACAATGGCTATAGAAACTAGAAAGTACCAAGTTGAGTATGGAACTCCAAGTATTAGCTCTGTGTCAACATGGAACAGCCAAAATGCACTCTTGAAGAGTGGAGTGAGAAATTCTATAGGGAATAGCAAAGAAAAAGAGCATGCTAAGAGTGTTCTATCGAGTCTTCGTCTCAAATGCTCTTGTTCTGATAAGAATTCTGTTGATATAAATGACCATGCAAGTGAAATCAGTTTTAATAACAAAACTTCTAAGTATGGTGCAGTTCAAGGTAAAACAACGCCgaaaaaagtgtttaatcttggTCTTGATGATGATCTTTCAGTAAGAATAAGAAAGCCTAGCTCAGAAATCTTGATCAATAAAGATGTTTACTTTCAAAAGCAAGAGAAGTTAAGGGTAGGATTGAACAATGAAAAGAATAGTTTGGCTTCTAACTCAAGAAATCATCTTGTTCAAATGCAAAATCCATTAGATGGAGAAAAGACACCAAGAAAATCACTTGAAGTATTTGGTTCACCAAATCCAATATTGATCAATACCAAAAGAAATTCATTGACCAATGATAAAAGGTTGATATTTccaaaaatggaagaaattgaTAATGCAaactatgatgatgatgatgatgatgctgcAAGTGATGCAAGTTCAGATTTATTTGAGATTGAGAGTCTCAAAGGAAAACCctccaacaacaattttcttacTAGACAGACATCAGATGCTGCTTCAAGTTGCCTTAGCCCGAATTGTTACGCGCCGAGTGAGGCAAGCATAGAATGGAGTGTGGTAACTGCAAGTGCTGCAGTTATGTCAGATTGTGAAGATCAAATGTCTGAGTTTACAATAAGGAGTCCAATAAGGACACCATTGAAACCAAAGGTTGCTAAGGAGACACCGAGGCGGCGGCCTGGCATGTTGTTGGGATGCAAGAGCCACAAAGCTGTTAGAGTTTCTGGTGATGCCTTTATAACTTATGAGAAACAAAGTTTAAGTCCAAAAATTAGTAgcagaaacaaaaacaatactAATTCTCAGGTGGCAAGGTTTCCAGGAGAGACAAATTATGGTGCAAAAAGACATGGACAACAACATGGTTATACCACACCACCATTGCAGGCCTCTAACTCACCACATGCTTCAAAGTTACTATACATTTAG